The Austwickia sp. genome includes a region encoding these proteins:
- a CDS encoding carbon-nitrogen hydrolase family protein, which produces MTTAPAQRSFRSPLRVAVAQPITRLRDLAGNVAAHASTVIGAAARLVVFPELSLTGYSYDAPIVDPRSPALAPLVEACAETGSTALAGAPIRVGNRDSGIRGIGVLEIDGHGVRPAYVKMHLGRRESKRFAPGRSPAAIHVDGWRVGVGVCKDTRTSSHLAETAALGIDLYVAGHVHAPHEVDEVASRAARIRDRYAVPVAFADFAGPTGGGYATTSGRSAIWDVDGRMLASCTQQPGDVAVAVLT; this is translated from the coding sequence GTGACCACCGCACCGGCGCAGCGGTCCTTTCGGAGCCCCCTCCGCGTGGCCGTCGCCCAGCCCATCACCCGCCTGCGCGACCTGGCCGGCAACGTCGCGGCCCATGCCTCGACGGTCATCGGCGCCGCCGCCCGACTCGTCGTCTTCCCGGAGCTGTCGCTGACCGGATACAGCTACGACGCCCCGATCGTCGACCCGCGGTCCCCCGCGCTGGCGCCGCTGGTCGAAGCGTGCGCCGAGACCGGCTCGACCGCCCTGGCCGGGGCGCCGATCCGAGTGGGCAACCGGGACAGCGGGATCCGCGGCATCGGGGTGCTCGAAATCGACGGGCACGGCGTCCGCCCGGCGTACGTCAAGATGCACCTCGGCCGTCGCGAGTCCAAGCGGTTCGCCCCGGGGCGCTCCCCCGCGGCGATCCACGTGGACGGGTGGCGCGTCGGGGTCGGCGTCTGCAAGGACACCCGGACGAGTTCGCATCTCGCGGAGACGGCCGCGCTGGGCATCGACCTGTACGTCGCGGGCCATGTCCACGCACCCCACGAGGTGGACGAGGTCGCCTCGCGGGCGGCCCGCATCAGGGACCGCTACGCCGTACCGGTCGCCTTCGCGGACTTCGCCGGGCCGACGGGCGGTGGGTACGCCACCACCAGCGGGCGCTCCGCCATCTGGGACGTCGACGGGCGCATGCTGGCCAGCTGCACCCAGCAACCCGGCGACGTCGCCGTGGCCGTCCTCACCTAG
- a CDS encoding VOC family protein, with protein sequence MTEAEAANSPQGRPIWLDLMTHDVEGAKAFYGELFGWRFADQGEDFGHYHLISCGDGLVGGLMTSYMSPDGPTTEPSGPTLWTVYLETGDMDAALAAVPGAGGQVVFGPMDIPGQGRQAMIVDAAGAHVGLWQPQGMDGFATPLTPGTPVWFEQLSTDLDAAIPFYRDVLGWEISWMAGSAEEPGQGFRYATNGEGQHAVAGLCDASQILPPGVPSFWRAYVGVADADATAARIRELGGQVHDQPADSPFGRFAQVADPQGAIFMINEEPKVGGDAS encoded by the coding sequence ATGACCGAGGCAGAAGCCGCCAACTCGCCACAGGGCCGCCCCATCTGGCTTGACCTCATGACCCACGACGTCGAGGGCGCGAAGGCGTTCTACGGCGAGCTCTTCGGTTGGCGGTTCGCCGACCAGGGCGAGGACTTCGGGCACTACCACCTGATCAGCTGCGGGGATGGTCTGGTGGGCGGCCTGATGACGTCGTACATGAGCCCCGATGGCCCGACAACCGAGCCCTCCGGGCCGACCCTGTGGACCGTCTACCTGGAGACCGGCGACATGGACGCGGCCCTGGCGGCCGTTCCGGGCGCCGGCGGTCAGGTCGTGTTCGGCCCCATGGACATCCCCGGCCAGGGGCGGCAGGCCATGATCGTCGACGCCGCCGGCGCGCACGTGGGGCTCTGGCAGCCGCAGGGCATGGACGGTTTCGCCACGCCGCTGACGCCGGGCACCCCCGTCTGGTTCGAGCAGCTCAGCACCGACCTCGACGCGGCCATCCCGTTCTACCGCGACGTCCTCGGCTGGGAGATCTCCTGGATGGCAGGCTCGGCGGAGGAGCCCGGGCAGGGCTTCCGCTATGCCACCAACGGCGAGGGTCAGCACGCGGTCGCCGGCCTGTGCGACGCCTCGCAGATCCTGCCTCCCGGCGTACCGTCCTTCTGGCGGGCGTACGTCGGGGTGGCCGACGCCGATGCCACGGCGGCAAGAATTCGCGAACTCGGGGGTCAGGTGCACGATCAGCCGGCGGACTCGCCGTTCGGCCGGTTTGCCCAGGTCGCCGACCCGCAGGGCGCGATCTTCATGATCAACGAGGAGCCCAAGGTCGGCGGCGACGCCAGCTGA
- a CDS encoding M15 family metallopeptidase produces the protein MFKSSSRHARTRPARRIGARLGATVLTAGLAVTGAIGASTAAQAAPQSAYPRPVRPYVWHPGGFDDAATVYVTKRNGQLIPHCENVPLAAATSGDVRILVRTELAPLFQALMRATEQRYGYDLRRGLTGAFSCRMIDGSANVSNHAYGRAIDMNWDENPMASYFQSDIPPAVVKLWIDHGFYWGGHYTNKKDTMHFEYVAPIESVPFFLNRLKTYRG, from the coding sequence GTGTTCAAGAGTTCATCTCGTCATGCCCGCACGCGTCCCGCCCGGCGCATCGGCGCCCGCCTCGGCGCGACCGTCCTCACCGCCGGCCTCGCCGTAACCGGGGCGATCGGGGCCTCGACCGCCGCGCAGGCCGCCCCCCAGTCGGCGTACCCGCGCCCCGTCCGCCCCTACGTCTGGCATCCCGGCGGCTTCGATGACGCGGCGACCGTCTACGTCACCAAGCGCAACGGCCAGCTCATCCCGCACTGCGAGAACGTGCCGCTGGCGGCCGCCACCTCCGGCGACGTCCGCATCCTGGTCCGCACGGAGCTGGCGCCGCTGTTCCAGGCGCTGATGCGGGCCACCGAGCAGCGCTACGGCTACGACCTGCGCCGCGGCCTCACCGGCGCGTTCAGCTGCCGCATGATCGACGGGTCGGCCAACGTCTCCAACCACGCCTACGGCCGCGCCATCGACATGAACTGGGACGAGAACCCGATGGCGTCCTACTTCCAGTCCGACATCCCGCCCGCCGTCGTCAAGCTGTGGATCGACCACGGCTTCTACTGGGGCGGGCACTACACGAACAAGAAGGACACGATGCACTTCGAGTACGTCGCGCCCATCGAGTCGGTCCCGTTCTTCCTCAACCGGCTCAAGACCTATCGCGGCTGA
- the ilvA gene encoding threonine ammonia-lyase IlvA: MTPSPAVPTALDVEAAYVRLRGIVAETPLMRSDRLSQRTGVNVWVKREDLQPVRSYKLRGAYNLIAQLGPEAAARGVVCASAGNHAQGVAFACARLGLRGRIYVPRTTPRQKRDRIAALGQGRADLIVTGDTYDDAYAAARSDADTTGAVIVPAFDHVDTIAGQGTLAIEVFQQLGRDPDLLVIPVGGGGMIAGCATWLAARHPHTRVVGAEPAGAASMAAAMVAGGPITLAELETFVDGAAVRRVGELPYAVVRDLGLDLVAVDEGRVCTEMLELYQTDGVIAEPAGALASAALLDRVGELNLAPGSDVVVVLSGGNNDVSRYAEVLERSLISEGRKHYFLVNFPQEPGALRRFVEDVLGPDDDIALFEYVKRSNRETGPALVGIELGDPRDLDGLLERMASSRMVVERIPADSPFYRFLV; this comes from the coding sequence GTGACGCCCTCCCCCGCCGTACCGACCGCCCTCGATGTCGAGGCGGCGTACGTGCGGCTGCGGGGCATCGTGGCCGAGACGCCGCTGATGCGCAGCGACCGCCTCAGCCAGCGCACCGGGGTCAACGTGTGGGTCAAGCGCGAGGACCTGCAGCCGGTGCGCAGCTACAAGCTCCGCGGCGCCTACAACCTCATCGCTCAGCTCGGCCCGGAGGCCGCCGCCCGGGGCGTGGTCTGCGCCAGTGCGGGCAACCACGCCCAGGGCGTCGCCTTCGCCTGCGCCCGGCTCGGCCTGCGCGGCCGGATCTACGTGCCGCGCACGACGCCGCGCCAGAAGCGCGACCGCATCGCGGCCCTGGGGCAGGGGCGCGCCGACCTCATCGTGACGGGGGATACGTACGACGACGCGTACGCCGCCGCGCGCTCCGATGCCGACACGACGGGCGCGGTCATCGTGCCGGCGTTCGACCACGTCGACACGATCGCCGGGCAGGGCACCCTGGCCATCGAGGTCTTCCAGCAGCTCGGCCGCGACCCTGATCTGCTGGTGATCCCGGTGGGCGGCGGCGGCATGATCGCCGGCTGCGCCACCTGGCTCGCCGCCCGTCACCCGCACACCCGCGTGGTCGGGGCCGAGCCGGCGGGTGCGGCCTCGATGGCGGCGGCCATGGTCGCGGGCGGCCCCATCACCCTCGCCGAGCTGGAGACGTTCGTCGACGGCGCGGCGGTACGCCGGGTGGGGGAGCTGCCGTACGCCGTCGTCCGCGACCTCGGTCTAGATCTGGTGGCCGTCGACGAGGGCCGGGTCTGCACCGAGATGCTGGAGCTCTACCAGACCGACGGGGTCATCGCCGAACCCGCCGGCGCGCTCGCCTCGGCCGCGCTCCTCGACCGGGTCGGCGAGCTCAATCTCGCGCCCGGCAGTGACGTGGTCGTGGTCCTCTCCGGCGGGAACAACGACGTGAGCCGGTACGCCGAGGTCCTGGAACGCTCCCTCATCAGCGAGGGCCGCAAGCACTACTTCCTCGTCAACTTCCCGCAGGAACCGGGCGCGTTACGCCGCTTCGTCGAGGACGTCCTCGGCCCGGACGACGACATCGCCTTGTTCGAATACGTCAAGCGCTCCAACCGGGAGACCGGCCCGGCGCTCGTCGGGATCGAGCTCGGCGACCCGCGCGACCTCGACGGACTCCTGGAGCGGATGGCCTCCTCACGGATGGTCGTCGAGCGGATCCCCGCCGACAGTCCCTTCTACCGCTTCCTCGTCTGA
- the purU gene encoding formyltetrahydrofolate deformylase: MPASVPSSPVPASPVLSPVPASQGPAVHSTYILAFSCENHPGIVAAVTTTLTQLGCDITDGQQFDDRRSGRFFARMTFSPVRADLGDKGFRTALDPVMTSLGADWKVREAGTRARALLLSSKEDHCLADLLYRVRIGEIAMDVVAIVSNHPRETYGDLGDVPFHHLPVTPQTKPDQEQAILRLVEEERVDLVVLARYMQILSPEMTAALAGRCINIHHSFLPGFKGAKPYHQAYERGVKLIGATAHYVTADLDEGPIIAQDVEPVTHRDGPETLVRKGRDIERRVLASAVRAHIEDRVMMRGATTIVFPA, translated from the coding sequence ATGCCCGCATCGGTCCCGTCGTCACCCGTCCCCGCGTCACCCGTCCTCTCACCCGTCCCCGCGTCCCAAGGGCCTGCCGTGCACTCGACGTACATCCTTGCCTTTTCCTGCGAGAACCACCCGGGCATCGTCGCCGCGGTGACCACCACGCTCACCCAACTCGGCTGCGACATCACCGACGGCCAGCAGTTCGACGACCGCCGCTCGGGGCGGTTCTTCGCGCGGATGACGTTCAGTCCGGTGCGGGCGGACTTGGGGGACAAGGGATTCCGTACGGCGCTGGATCCTGTCATGACCTCTCTCGGCGCCGATTGGAAGGTGCGCGAGGCGGGGACTCGCGCCCGCGCCCTCCTGCTGTCCTCGAAGGAGGACCACTGCCTCGCGGACCTGCTCTACCGCGTGCGCATCGGCGAGATCGCCATGGACGTGGTGGCGATCGTGAGCAACCACCCGCGGGAAACGTACGGCGACCTGGGTGACGTCCCCTTCCATCACCTGCCGGTGACCCCGCAGACCAAGCCCGACCAGGAGCAGGCGATCCTGCGGCTCGTCGAGGAGGAGCGGGTCGATCTGGTGGTGCTGGCGCGGTACATGCAGATCCTGTCCCCGGAGATGACCGCCGCGCTCGCCGGGCGTTGCATCAACATCCACCACAGCTTCCTGCCGGGGTTCAAGGGGGCCAAGCCCTACCACCAGGCGTACGAGCGCGGCGTCAAGCTCATCGGCGCCACCGCCCATTACGTCACCGCGGACCTCGACGAGGGACCGATCATCGCCCAGGACGTCGAGCCGGTCACGCACCGCGACGGCCCGGAGACCCTGGTCCGCAAGGGCCGCGACATCGAACGCCGCGTGCTCGCCTCCGCGGTGCGGGCCCACATCGAGGACCGGGTCATGATGCGCGGCGCGACCACGATCGTCTTCCCGGCCTGA
- a CDS encoding LPXTG cell wall anchor domain-containing protein, which yields MSTTAGLAMAVVGLAGASAPAFAGEVAPIAVPPASAATNHAPITRSTTSFAPVADAAAKGAAAKATVAVKANDTKPADTKAVVTKAADTKPVETPKNVPGNGQPTTQTAPSNEQSDGCDHGNTGKPCKDDPQADKGKDCDLHGNSGGVNEDHCKGTTPAPVPTTEAPKPTTETPKPGTETPKSGTETPKPGTETPKPTTGHGEESDGCDHGNSGKPCKDDPQPDKGKDCDVHGNHGGVNEDHCTPVTSPAPPVETPCPEDEATDPECEEPTDPECEEPTEPSTPPTKPTTPVKPTTPVKPVKPAPVAPVKPVVTPAAPAPVAAHTPAQSPNQLPYTGANAEATVLLGGALLAGGATLLLVARRREQN from the coding sequence ATGTCCACGACCGCCGGGCTCGCCATGGCCGTCGTGGGCCTTGCCGGGGCTTCCGCACCCGCCTTCGCGGGAGAGGTCGCCCCGATCGCCGTGCCGCCCGCCAGCGCCGCGACGAACCACGCACCGATCACCCGGTCCACCACCAGCTTCGCGCCGGTGGCCGACGCTGCCGCGAAGGGGGCGGCGGCCAAGGCCACCGTCGCCGTCAAGGCCAACGACACCAAGCCGGCCGACACCAAGGCCGTCGTCACGAAGGCTGCCGACACCAAGCCCGTCGAGACCCCGAAGAACGTCCCGGGGAACGGCCAGCCGACCACCCAGACCGCGCCGAGCAACGAGCAGTCGGACGGCTGCGACCACGGCAACACCGGCAAGCCCTGCAAGGACGACCCGCAGGCTGACAAGGGCAAGGACTGCGACCTGCACGGCAACAGCGGTGGCGTCAACGAGGACCACTGCAAGGGCACCACGCCGGCGCCGGTACCGACCACGGAGGCACCGAAGCCCACCACCGAGACGCCCAAGCCCGGCACGGAGACGCCGAAGTCCGGCACGGAGACGCCGAAGCCCGGCACCGAGACACCCAAGCCCACGACCGGCCACGGCGAGGAGTCCGACGGCTGCGACCACGGCAACAGCGGCAAGCCCTGCAAGGACGACCCGCAGCCCGACAAGGGCAAGGACTGCGACGTGCACGGCAACCACGGTGGCGTCAACGAGGACCACTGCACGCCGGTGACCTCGCCCGCTCCGCCCGTGGAGACCCCGTGCCCCGAGGACGAGGCGACGGACCCGGAGTGCGAGGAGCCCACGGACCCGGAGTGCGAGGAGCCGACCGAGCCCAGCACGCCGCCCACCAAGCCCACCACTCCGGTCAAGCCGACCACTCCGGTCAAGCCGGTCAAGCCGGCTCCGGTCGCCCCGGTCAAGCCCGTGGTGACCCCTGCCGCGCCGGCTCCCGTCGCGGCCCACACCCCCGCGCAGTCGCCCAACCAGCTGCCGTACACCGGCGCGAACGCCGAGGCGACCGTCCTCCTCGGCGGCGCGCTGCTCGCCGGTGGCGCGACCCTGCTCCTGGTGGCCCGCCGCCGCGAGCAGAACTGA
- a CDS encoding DUF3516 domain-containing protein yields the protein MPTLSDRLTSTLTGQPQRLADDPDELFATYAEWVSGAGLTPYPHQEEALLELVTGSNVILATPTGSGKSLVAAGLAFFSLSRYAATGRRTFYTAPIKALVSEKFFDLCETFGAEQVGMVTGDASVNADAPIICCTAEILANLALREGRDLAVDSVVMDEFHFYAEPDRGWAWQVPLLELPHAQFLLMSATLGDVTMFRDDLTRRTGRPTAVVADAPRPVPLHFRWAMTPLHETIEDLVTARETPAYVVHFTQAAALERAQALMSLNVTTRAEKDAIAATIGGFRFGKGFGQVLARLVRHGIGVHHAGMLPKYRRLVETLAQAGLLKVICGTDTLGVGINVPIRTVLLTSLSKYDGNRQRLLKAREFHQIAGRAGRAGYDVTGTVVVQAPDHVIENHRAMIKAGDDVRKQRKLAKRKPPEGFVNYSEDTFERLVGAVPEPLPPRLRVTYAMVLNVIQRPGDPVAAMRRLLTDNHESPRSQAHLQRRAIAILRSLLQAGIVERLPEPDATGRTLAVVVDLQRNFSLNQPLSAFALAALDLLDPAAPTYALDVVSVIEATLDDPRAVLFAQQFKARGEAVAEMKADGIEYEERMELLEDVSWPKPLEDLLTVAFATYRPAHPWLAEEDLSPKSVVRDLFERAMTFGEYVAFYQLQRGEGLLLRYLTDAYRALRQTVPDAAKTEELEDLIAWLGELIRQTDSSLLDEWEALTDPDRDEAAPVRPGDVMSTGPKPITANKRAFRVLVRSAMWRRVELLALCRFDDLAALDAATADVGAGGEPLEAAEWEEAYDELAADYPGHEGTDLVGIGPEARGPGLLRVDTESEPGFWLVEQILDDPEAHRDWRISAEVDLAASDAAGELVLRATDLSRA from the coding sequence ATGCCCACCCTCAGCGACCGCCTCACCAGCACCCTCACCGGCCAGCCCCAGCGGCTCGCCGACGATCCCGACGAGCTCTTCGCGACGTACGCCGAGTGGGTGAGCGGAGCGGGACTGACGCCGTACCCGCATCAGGAGGAGGCGCTCCTGGAGCTCGTCACGGGCAGCAACGTCATCCTCGCGACGCCGACCGGGTCCGGGAAGTCGCTCGTCGCCGCGGGGTTGGCCTTCTTCAGCCTGAGCCGGTACGCCGCGACGGGGCGCCGCACCTTCTATACGGCGCCGATCAAGGCTCTGGTCAGCGAGAAGTTCTTCGACCTGTGCGAGACCTTCGGAGCCGAGCAGGTCGGCATGGTCACCGGCGACGCCTCCGTCAACGCCGACGCGCCCATCATCTGCTGCACCGCGGAGATCCTCGCGAACCTCGCGCTGCGCGAGGGTCGCGACCTGGCCGTCGACTCGGTGGTCATGGACGAGTTCCACTTCTACGCCGAACCCGACCGCGGCTGGGCCTGGCAGGTGCCGCTGCTGGAGCTGCCGCACGCCCAGTTCCTGCTGATGAGCGCGACCCTCGGCGACGTCACGATGTTCCGCGACGATCTCACCCGACGCACGGGCCGCCCCACCGCCGTGGTCGCGGATGCCCCGCGACCCGTGCCGCTGCACTTCCGCTGGGCCATGACCCCGCTGCACGAGACCATCGAGGACCTCGTGACCGCGCGCGAGACCCCGGCGTACGTCGTGCATTTCACCCAGGCCGCCGCGCTCGAGCGCGCGCAGGCGTTGATGTCCCTCAACGTCACCACCCGCGCGGAGAAGGACGCCATCGCGGCCACGATCGGCGGCTTCCGGTTCGGCAAGGGCTTCGGGCAGGTGCTCGCGCGGCTGGTGCGCCACGGCATCGGGGTGCACCACGCGGGGATGCTGCCGAAGTATCGCCGCCTCGTGGAGACCCTCGCCCAGGCCGGGCTGCTCAAGGTCATCTGCGGGACCGACACCCTCGGGGTGGGCATCAACGTCCCGATCCGCACGGTGCTGTTGACGAGCCTGAGCAAGTACGACGGCAACCGGCAGCGGCTGCTCAAGGCCCGCGAGTTCCACCAGATCGCCGGGCGGGCGGGACGGGCGGGGTACGACGTGACCGGCACCGTTGTGGTCCAGGCCCCCGACCACGTCATCGAGAACCACCGCGCCATGATCAAGGCGGGCGACGACGTCCGCAAGCAGCGCAAGCTCGCCAAGCGCAAGCCGCCGGAGGGCTTCGTCAACTACTCCGAGGACACGTTCGAGCGGTTGGTCGGCGCCGTACCGGAGCCGCTGCCGCCGCGGCTACGGGTCACCTACGCCATGGTGCTCAACGTGATTCAGCGCCCCGGCGACCCGGTCGCAGCGATGCGCCGGCTGCTCACCGACAACCACGAGAGCCCCCGCAGCCAGGCCCACCTGCAGCGCCGGGCCATCGCGATCCTGCGCTCACTCCTGCAAGCAGGGATCGTGGAGCGGCTGCCCGAACCGGACGCCACCGGCCGGACCCTCGCGGTCGTGGTGGACCTCCAGCGCAACTTCTCGCTGAATCAGCCCCTGTCCGCCTTCGCCCTCGCCGCGCTGGACCTGCTGGACCCGGCCGCCCCGACGTACGCCCTCGACGTCGTCTCGGTCATCGAGGCCACCCTGGACGATCCGCGGGCCGTGTTGTTCGCGCAGCAGTTCAAGGCGCGCGGCGAGGCGGTCGCGGAGATGAAGGCGGACGGGATCGAGTACGAGGAACGGATGGAACTCCTCGAGGACGTCTCCTGGCCCAAGCCGCTCGAAGACCTGTTGACCGTGGCGTTCGCGACGTACCGTCCCGCGCATCCCTGGCTCGCCGAGGAGGATCTCTCGCCCAAGTCCGTCGTCCGGGACCTGTTCGAGCGGGCGATGACGTTCGGGGAGTACGTCGCGTTCTACCAGCTGCAACGCGGCGAGGGGCTGCTGCTGCGCTATCTCACCGACGCGTATCGGGCGCTGCGCCAGACCGTCCCCGACGCGGCCAAGACCGAGGAGCTGGAAGACCTCATCGCCTGGCTCGGCGAGTTGATCCGGCAGACCGACTCCTCGCTGCTCGACGAGTGGGAGGCGCTGACCGACCCGGACCGCGACGAGGCCGCGCCGGTGCGGCCCGGAGACGTCATGAGCACCGGGCCCAAGCCGATCACCGCCAACAAGCGCGCGTTCCGGGTGCTGGTGCGCTCGGCGATGTGGCGGCGGGTCGAGCTCCTCGCGCTCTGCCGCTTCGACGACCTCGCCGCACTCGACGCCGCGACGGCGGACGTGGGGGCCGGTGGGGAGCCGTTGGAGGCGGCCGAGTGGGAAGAGGCGTACGACGAGCTGGCCGCGGACTACCCCGGTCATGAGGGGACCGATCTGGTGGGAATCGGCCCGGAGGCACGCGGCCCGGGGCTGCTGCGGGTCGACACCGAGTCCGAGCCGGGGTTCTGGCTGGTGGAGCAGATCCTGGACGACCCCGAGGCCCACCGCGACTGGCGCATTTCCGCGGAGGTCGATCTGGCCGCCAGCGACGCGGCGGGCGAGCTGGTCCTGCGGGCGACGGACCTGTCCCGGGCCTGA
- the deoC gene encoding deoxyribose-phosphate aldolase codes for MTRIAPGTTLTVQQIADLVDHALLKPDLTPHEVAAGVDEVAAQQAWSVCVRPSDVADAARRLADAHTKVCTVIGFPHGTTSTAAKVAEARQALADGAVELDMVLNIGRLRGGQFQAVRDDIAAVVEVGHAGGALVKVIFETALLDQGEKVDACRAATEAGADFVKTSTGFAGGGATVPDVLLMAANVPDRVSVKASGGVRDIEIALAMVAAGATRIGTSSTVAIVEGARRLAQAGGIVVPQPDRDLEAAQGY; via the coding sequence ATGACCCGCATCGCTCCCGGCACCACGTTGACCGTGCAGCAGATCGCCGACCTGGTCGACCACGCGCTGCTCAAGCCGGACCTCACCCCGCACGAGGTGGCGGCCGGCGTCGATGAGGTCGCCGCGCAGCAGGCCTGGAGCGTCTGCGTCCGGCCCAGCGACGTCGCCGACGCCGCGCGCCGACTCGCGGACGCGCACACCAAGGTCTGCACCGTCATCGGCTTTCCGCACGGCACGACGAGCACCGCCGCGAAGGTCGCCGAGGCCCGCCAGGCGCTGGCCGACGGGGCGGTCGAGCTCGACATGGTGCTCAACATCGGTCGGCTCCGGGGCGGCCAGTTCCAGGCGGTCCGCGACGACATCGCCGCGGTCGTGGAGGTCGGCCACGCGGGGGGCGCTCTCGTCAAGGTCATCTTCGAGACCGCGCTGCTGGACCAGGGCGAGAAGGTCGACGCGTGTCGGGCGGCCACCGAGGCGGGCGCCGACTTCGTCAAGACGTCGACGGGGTTCGCGGGCGGCGGAGCCACCGTCCCGGACGTCCTCCTCATGGCCGCCAACGTCCCGGACCGGGTCAGCGTCAAGGCGTCCGGCGGCGTGCGCGACATCGAGATCGCGCTGGCCATGGTCGCCGCGGGGGCGACCCGGATCGGCACGTCCAGCACCGTCGCGATCGTCGAGGGCGCCCGCCGGCTCGCGCAGGCCGGCGGCATCGTCGTCCCGCAGCCGGACCGCGATCTCGAGGCGGCCCAGGGCTACTGA